In Marinobacter sp. es.048, the following proteins share a genomic window:
- a CDS encoding MerR family transcriptional regulator gives MLEPSHNNELPTIPGKRYFTIGEVAELCAVKAHVLRYWEQEFPQLSPVKRRGNRRYYQRADVITIRQIRSLLYDQGYTIGGAKQKLSSHEVKDDTSQYKQLIRQMITELEEVLEVLNAPVK, from the coding sequence ATGCTGGAACCCAGTCATAACAACGAACTTCCCACGATTCCCGGGAAGCGTTATTTCACCATAGGTGAGGTGGCGGAGCTGTGTGCGGTGAAAGCGCACGTCCTGCGGTATTGGGAGCAGGAGTTCCCGCAGCTGTCGCCGGTAAAGCGTCGTGGCAACCGACGGTATTATCAACGTGCGGACGTTATTACCATCCGCCAGATTCGTAGCCTTCTCTATGACCAGGGCTACACTATCGGTGGCGCAAAGCAGAAGCTGAGCAGTCACGAGGTGAAAGATGATACCTCCCAGTATAAGCAACTGATTCGTCAGATGATTACAGAGCTGGAAGAAGTGCTTGAAGTTCTGAACGCGCCGGTCAAATAG
- a CDS encoding BCCT family transporter, which yields MGEVVKDEYSTDYVAGQDNITPFGLDLHAPVFPITAILVVAFVIGTLMFPGQAKELLDGAKWDIIATFDWFFLISANIFVVVCLALIFLPMGKIRIGGQDCKPEFSTISWFCMLFAAGMGIGLMFWAVAEPVAYYTGWYETPLNVEAGTNEARNLAMGATMYHWGLHPWGIYAIVALSLAFFAFNKNMPLTIRSAFFPLLRDKVWGWPGHVIDVLAVVATIFGLATSLGFGAQQAASGLNYLFDVGAGTNIQMAIIVGVTALALISVLRGLDGGVKVLSNINMAVAAILLLFVIFAGPTMTILETLWVTSSNYVGNALQLSNPFAREDEAWFQGWTVFYWAWWISWSPFVGMFIARVSKGRTVREFVTAVLIVPTVITVVWMSAFGGAAIEQIQQGVGELAENGLTEVSLATFQMFANLPLTGILSFVGIILVLVFFVTSSDSGSLVIDSITAGGKTDAPTAQRVFWVVAEGAIAAALIFGGGEDALGAIQATAISAGLPFTVVLLIMTWGLLKGLSHERQLLIARGELT from the coding sequence GTGGGCGAGGTAGTTAAAGACGAATATTCGACGGACTACGTGGCCGGCCAGGACAATATCACACCGTTCGGGCTGGATCTCCACGCACCGGTATTTCCGATTACGGCGATACTGGTTGTTGCGTTCGTGATAGGGACCCTGATGTTCCCCGGGCAGGCCAAAGAGCTGCTCGATGGAGCGAAATGGGACATCATCGCGACGTTTGACTGGTTTTTCCTGATCAGTGCCAACATCTTTGTTGTTGTATGTTTGGCGTTGATCTTTCTACCGATGGGTAAAATCCGTATTGGTGGCCAAGACTGCAAGCCTGAATTCTCTACGATTTCCTGGTTCTGCATGCTGTTCGCGGCTGGCATGGGTATTGGTCTCATGTTCTGGGCCGTTGCCGAGCCGGTGGCCTACTACACAGGATGGTATGAGACACCACTCAACGTAGAGGCCGGCACGAATGAAGCCCGCAATCTTGCCATGGGCGCGACCATGTACCACTGGGGTCTGCACCCCTGGGGCATCTATGCGATCGTTGCGCTCTCCCTGGCATTCTTTGCCTTCAATAAAAACATGCCGCTGACCATTCGCTCCGCTTTTTTCCCTTTGCTGAGAGACAAGGTGTGGGGTTGGCCTGGTCACGTGATCGATGTTCTGGCGGTCGTAGCCACTATTTTTGGTCTTGCGACGTCCCTCGGTTTCGGTGCTCAGCAGGCGGCTTCCGGCCTTAATTATCTCTTCGACGTTGGAGCTGGAACGAATATCCAAATGGCGATTATCGTCGGCGTTACGGCGCTTGCATTGATCTCAGTGCTGAGGGGCCTCGATGGCGGCGTGAAAGTCCTGAGTAACATTAACATGGCCGTCGCCGCCATTTTGCTGTTGTTCGTCATTTTCGCTGGTCCAACCATGACCATTCTGGAAACTCTGTGGGTTACTTCTTCCAACTATGTTGGCAATGCGTTGCAGCTCAGTAATCCGTTTGCTCGTGAAGACGAAGCCTGGTTCCAGGGCTGGACCGTCTTCTATTGGGCATGGTGGATTTCCTGGTCACCGTTCGTTGGCATGTTCATCGCACGGGTTTCCAAGGGACGCACCGTACGTGAGTTTGTTACCGCAGTGTTGATCGTTCCGACCGTCATCACAGTCGTATGGATGAGCGCTTTCGGTGGCGCTGCTATCGAACAGATCCAGCAGGGTGTTGGTGAGCTGGCTGAGAACGGCCTGACTGAAGTTTCTCTGGCAACGTTCCAGATGTTTGCAAATCTGCCGCTGACCGGGATCCTGTCGTTCGTCGGAATTATTCTGGTGCTGGTGTTCTTCGTAACATCCTCAGATTCCGGCTCGCTGGTTATCGACAGCATTACAGCCGGTGGTAAGACTGATGCACCGACTGCTCAGCGTGTGTTCTGGGTTGTTGCCGAAGGTGCGATTGCTGCTGCCTTGATCTTTGGTGGCGGTGAAGATGCACTTGGCGCGATTCAGGCGACCGCTATTAGTGCCGGTTTGCCGTTTACGGTAGTTCTCCTGATCATGACCTGGGGCTTGCTTAAGGGGCTCAGTCACGAGCGGCAACTCCTGATTGCCAGGGGTGAGCTGACCTGA
- a CDS encoding DUF2892 domain-containing protein, translated as MSINMGSADRIIRAVVGIVLLALVFVGPQTAWGWIGIVPLATAAVGNCPAYSILGIKTCKKQ; from the coding sequence ATGAGCATCAATATGGGTTCCGCGGATCGCATCATTCGTGCCGTCGTCGGCATTGTACTTCTGGCGCTTGTGTTTGTGGGTCCACAAACCGCTTGGGGCTGGATTGGCATTGTTCCTCTGGCCACTGCCGCAGTGGGCAACTGCCCCGCCTATTCAATCCTGGGCATCAAGACCTGCAAGAAGCAGTAA
- the ihfA gene encoding integration host factor subunit alpha has protein sequence MAALTKAEMAERLYEELGLNKREAKEMVEAFFDEIRGALSHNEQVKLSGFGNFDLRDKKQRPGRNPKTGEEIPISARRVVTFRPGQKLKQKVEAYAGTQS, from the coding sequence ATGGCGGCTTTGACGAAAGCGGAAATGGCAGAGCGGTTGTACGAGGAATTGGGCCTGAACAAACGCGAAGCCAAGGAAATGGTAGAAGCTTTTTTCGATGAGATCAGAGGCGCTCTCAGCCACAACGAGCAGGTGAAGCTGTCCGGTTTCGGTAACTTCGATCTACGGGATAAGAAGCAGCGTCCGGGACGGAACCCGAAAACCGGTGAAGAGATTCCAATCAGTGCACGGCGTGTCGTTACGTTTCGCCCGGGACAAAAACTAAAGCAAAAAGTAGAAGCGTATGCTGGAACCCAGTCATAA
- a CDS encoding alpha-L-glutamate ligase-like protein — translation MDWISPRSLKKLGMLNMNRRNVDYIARYNERSSYPMVDNKLKTKLVVAEYGVKTPKLLQVVRQQHEISHFREMAEDLEGFAIKPAKGSGGKGITVITGRDGDEYIKASGSRVDSSFLERHLTNILAGLYSLAGTPDVAIVENLVESAPSLAKYSHQGVPDIRIIVFQGYPVMAMLRLATTASDGKANLHQGAVGVGLDIGSGRGLNAVQFNRPITLHPDTGLALENIQIEAWDEMLEMASRCYEATGLGYMGVDLVVDANEGPLLLELNARPGLAIQMANGRGLLPRLRAIESLKRPHFTPLERSRYAMETFASS, via the coding sequence ATGGACTGGATATCGCCACGATCACTCAAGAAGCTGGGAATGCTGAATATGAACCGGCGCAATGTTGACTACATTGCCCGGTACAATGAGCGCTCCTCCTACCCCATGGTAGACAACAAACTGAAGACCAAACTGGTGGTTGCCGAGTACGGAGTAAAAACCCCGAAACTGCTTCAGGTTGTTCGCCAGCAGCATGAAATATCCCACTTCCGGGAAATGGCTGAAGATCTTGAGGGCTTTGCCATCAAACCGGCGAAAGGCTCCGGCGGCAAGGGCATTACCGTCATTACCGGTCGGGATGGCGATGAATACATCAAAGCGTCCGGTTCGCGAGTCGATTCTTCATTCCTGGAGCGTCATCTGACCAACATTCTGGCCGGGCTCTACTCACTCGCGGGCACGCCGGATGTGGCGATCGTGGAAAACCTGGTGGAGTCTGCTCCATCACTGGCAAAGTATTCGCATCAGGGTGTGCCCGACATCCGGATTATCGTTTTTCAGGGCTATCCCGTAATGGCCATGCTGAGGCTGGCTACAACCGCATCAGACGGTAAGGCAAACCTCCACCAGGGCGCTGTGGGTGTCGGCCTGGATATCGGCTCCGGGCGAGGTCTGAACGCCGTTCAGTTCAACCGCCCTATTACCCTGCACCCAGACACCGGCCTGGCACTGGAAAACATCCAGATTGAAGCATGGGATGAGATGCTGGAAATGGCTTCACGATGCTACGAGGCAACCGGGCTCGGCTACATGGGGGTCGATCTGGTGGTGGATGCCAACGAAGGGCCACTGCTGCTGGAATTGAACGCACGACCCGGACTTGCGATTCAGATGGCCAACGGTCGCGGCCTTCTTCCCAGACTGCGGGCCATCGAGTCGCTCAAACGACCACATTTTACGCCGCTGGAGCGCTCCCGTTACGCCATGGAAACGTTCGCCAGTTCCTGA
- a CDS encoding Crp/Fnr family transcriptional regulator: MLHHSILDTLPEDLRRDALSSLQPLRFEHGKILFRAGDPCQGLPLVLNGSVKVQMTGLSGNRIVLYRMGADDVCTLSIGCLMTGDGFRAEAVVEDDAEVFMVPRGLFDRLMDQSADFRLGIMESYGRRLNDLMLLVEEVAFRRMDERLVHWLEARAGQGAITITHQELAVELGTAREVVSRLLKELERKGRLRLARGKIDFTGAFTE; the protein is encoded by the coding sequence ATGTTGCACCACAGTATTCTAGACACTTTGCCGGAAGACCTTCGCAGAGATGCCCTGAGCAGTTTGCAGCCCCTGCGATTCGAGCATGGAAAGATCCTTTTCCGTGCGGGGGATCCGTGCCAGGGCCTTCCCCTTGTGCTCAATGGAAGTGTGAAGGTTCAGATGACCGGATTATCCGGTAATCGGATAGTTCTATACCGAATGGGCGCCGATGACGTTTGCACGCTTTCGATCGGGTGTCTGATGACTGGCGATGGCTTTCGGGCGGAGGCTGTGGTTGAGGATGACGCCGAGGTGTTCATGGTACCGAGAGGTTTATTCGACCGGCTGATGGACCAGTCTGCTGACTTCCGGCTTGGCATTATGGAATCCTACGGTCGCCGCTTGAATGATCTGATGTTGTTGGTAGAGGAAGTCGCTTTCCGGCGCATGGACGAACGTCTCGTACACTGGCTTGAGGCTCGTGCCGGACAGGGTGCGATCACGATTACCCACCAGGAGCTTGCTGTCGAGTTGGGAACAGCGAGGGAGGTGGTCAGTCGTTTGTTAAAAGAGCTGGAGCGCAAAGGCAGGCTGCGGCTGGCTCGAGGTAAAATTGACTTTACAGGTGCGTTCACGGAATAA
- a CDS encoding FMN-binding glutamate synthase family protein: MEKTKTFPLRYTAYALSIIGFLVSLGLAIALDAGYVFPLIFGAFAALGTYDLVQRRHTVSRNYPIMANFRYLLESVGPEIRQYFIQSDTEERPFSREQRTIVYQRAKNVLDKRPFGSQLGMYDEGFEWMNHSLAPTRLDSSDFRILIGRNCEKPYNASVFNISAMSFGSLSANAILSLNTGARMGGFYHDTGEGSISRYHRQPGGDLVWEIGSGYFGCRHEDGSFNEDMFRQNAALDQVKMIELKLSQGAKPGHGGILPGAKVTPEIAEARGVSIGEDCVSPASHSAFSNPIEMLEFIDRLRKLSGGKPIGFKLAIGHPWEWFAIVKAMLETGRKPDFIVVDGGEGGTGAAPLEFINRLGMPMTEALLLVHNTLVGTNLREDIAIGAAGKITSAFNIARTLALGADWCNAARGYMFSLGCIQALNCHTGRCPSGVATQDPRRGNKLDVELKSQRVYNYHKNTLDALQNLLEASGLRHPSELGPEHIVRRVSKTEVHSYMDLFPFLEPGALLEGKTDLTVFDKYWEFARPDTFEPPEFILKLRETKLR; encoded by the coding sequence ATGGAAAAAACAAAGACCTTTCCGCTTCGCTATACGGCCTATGCACTGAGCATTATCGGTTTTCTCGTTTCCCTTGGTCTGGCCATAGCTCTGGATGCTGGCTATGTATTCCCACTGATATTCGGTGCTTTCGCAGCCCTTGGCACTTATGATCTGGTACAGCGGCGGCACACCGTCAGCCGCAATTATCCCATCATGGCCAACTTCCGGTACCTGCTTGAATCCGTCGGGCCTGAAATCCGGCAATATTTCATTCAGTCCGACACAGAAGAGCGTCCCTTCTCACGAGAACAGCGGACGATCGTTTATCAGCGCGCCAAGAATGTTCTCGACAAGCGACCTTTTGGCTCCCAACTCGGCATGTACGATGAGGGGTTCGAATGGATGAACCACTCGCTCGCCCCTACACGCCTCGACAGCAGTGATTTCCGGATTCTGATCGGCAGGAACTGTGAAAAGCCATACAACGCCAGTGTGTTCAATATTTCCGCCATGAGCTTCGGCTCGCTCTCGGCCAACGCCATCCTCAGCCTGAACACCGGCGCCAGAATGGGCGGCTTCTATCACGACACCGGAGAGGGCTCTATTTCTCGTTACCACCGCCAGCCGGGTGGTGATCTGGTCTGGGAGATCGGTTCCGGGTATTTCGGCTGCCGCCACGAAGACGGTTCGTTCAACGAGGACATGTTTCGACAGAATGCCGCACTTGACCAGGTAAAAATGATAGAACTCAAACTATCCCAGGGTGCAAAACCCGGCCACGGCGGTATTTTGCCCGGCGCCAAGGTTACCCCTGAGATCGCCGAAGCACGGGGCGTCTCCATCGGCGAGGATTGCGTTTCTCCTGCCAGCCATTCGGCGTTCTCAAACCCCATAGAGATGCTGGAATTCATTGACCGGCTTCGGAAGCTGTCTGGCGGCAAACCCATAGGGTTCAAGCTAGCCATTGGCCACCCCTGGGAATGGTTCGCCATTGTCAAAGCGATGCTGGAAACAGGGCGAAAACCTGATTTTATAGTGGTCGATGGAGGCGAAGGCGGCACTGGGGCTGCACCCCTGGAGTTTATCAACCGGCTGGGCATGCCGATGACGGAAGCTCTTTTGCTGGTTCACAACACACTGGTTGGCACCAACCTTCGGGAAGACATTGCCATTGGAGCCGCAGGCAAGATTACGTCGGCCTTCAACATAGCCCGAACCCTGGCCCTTGGTGCGGACTGGTGCAACGCGGCCCGCGGCTATATGTTCTCCCTGGGCTGCATACAAGCACTCAACTGTCACACCGGCCGCTGCCCTAGCGGCGTGGCAACCCAGGACCCACGGCGCGGTAACAAGCTCGACGTAGAGCTCAAGAGCCAACGGGTGTACAACTATCACAAGAATACCCTGGACGCCCTGCAGAACCTGCTTGAGGCCTCGGGCCTGAGACACCCATCCGAACTCGGCCCCGAGCACATCGTACGGCGGGTTTCCAAAACAGAGGTGCACTCTTACATGGACCTGTTCCCTTTCCTGGAACCGGGTGCGCTTCTTGAGGGAAAAACAGACCTGACCGTGTTCGATAAATACTGGGAATTCGCCCGCCCAGATACCTTCGAACCACCCGAATTCATCCTGAAACTCCGGGAAACCAAGTTACGTTAA